The Mytilus edulis chromosome 4, xbMytEdul2.2, whole genome shotgun sequence nucleotide sequence TTTTGTTATtgaatgattgtgaggtgtaTAGATGTCTGTCTGACATGGTTAATCTGAcagtgtcatttggtcccttgtggagagttgtcttattgggaATCATGCCACACTCTTCTGTTTTACTTTCTATTGTAactcacagtggcggatccagccattttaaaaaggagggttccTAACCTTggacaaaaaggggggtccaactatatgttcgcattcaaatgcattgatcggccaaaaaaaaggaggttccaacccccggaccctcccccccccccccccccccggatccgccactgaactCATCAGCCGTCAACTGAAAATCCTTATGAGGAGGCTCATTTGGGTATAACATCATTAGTATGATCATTCTATATATACAGAGACATATATTATGTCTCTGATAtcacattgttgggttgatgtttagacgagttgtatatgtctctgatatatatatatataagttgcATATATTAAAGAAATCTAGGGAGTACACTGTAAGGCCTCGAATGATGCATGCCGTTCCGAAGTTGCAAGACTGCCTTTGAAAAATAAGATAATGTTAGGCTAGTACTTGAAATTCTGGGACCATGTCAGAAGGAAGTTTAGTTCAACAAATATATAATGCTACAAAAAAAGCAACACATGGGTTAAAAGGTTGAATATTATTATGTGATAGTCGTGTTTTACGGGGGTTCCATAAACGACAAGTCTAGGGTTCTTTGACATCACTTTATTAAGTTAACATAGGAATAAATAAATAACCCTGCAATAACAACAGCATATAGTTATTACAAATATCAATATCACAGTCTTATCAAAGTCTTATactataaacatataaatattatacTGGCGTAATAACAATGTTACAAGATCGCATATAATATTCTATTCCGTATACAATAATCTATACTGAGTATCAAGAATGCGGTGACATTCACAATATGCAATACACTCGCAATTATATCTTTCTAAATACAAATGCATGCTTTTGATAAGTCGTATCAAATAGTATATCATTATAATCAACCAAGCGTATTATAAACAAGTCGAATGTACTGTACTTCATAAACGAGTGTCATTCATAAAACCTTTAACATACAAAGGTTATTATCTGTTCACTATAGTATTCTTTTAATTTCGTATGCACTACTGTAATGTATAATATCTATGTAggtacaatataatataatatgaccCTTACCAATCTGTGGAACCAGGTTATATATCTAACATCTACAGTACAACCAGTATGTTACAGGGACATCATAATCTATGTGTCCTGAAAATAATACACAATAGTAAATACTAGGATCTAGGAAAATAGTGATCCCTTACATAAAATACAGCATATTAAAGACTGATATAATAAAATCAAGCTATTACACAGAATAACCATATATGACAATATGAATGCAATTgtcaatgtgacgtcatagaTCCATAACCGAAAGGTCAAGGTCACTTTCAAAATCATTCATAAATCTCCCTTTCTACATTCAAACTACAGATTCAAATCATATATTCTCAGATTAATACATCAACTATCTTACTCCTATCATATCTAAGGTCTATGGGCATACTTACCTATAAACGGGCAGAATTGTATAGCATGCACTACATACGCCTTTCATACACCACAAAGAATATAAAATCTACTTACCAGATATAAAGAATGTAATTTCCAATAACTACAGTTGTTCCAAAGTATGGAAACTTCAGTGAATAATAACGAGCACTGAATATAATGTTTCTATATAAGTTTTATCACTATATACGGTTTAAACAAtaagtatatattaaatttgtatgtCTCCAATTTTCAAGAGTTAACCACCATTACTTTATTTCCAAAATCTGAGGTGTGTCCAGAATGACCAATAAGAACTGACCATAAAGGTAAACAAGGTGTGACAATTAATTTACTAATGAGTTGGACAGGTAGATACTATTACAACTATGCCCAATGAAGTATGACTGACTAGAACTTTCATACATTTTAAAGTGTGAAGAGATAATGAACtataaatcaaaagatcaaataaTCAAAGTGAAGTAATCAAGTCTAATATCTGGCAtatcataaaatgtaaaatactaaTAAATGAAATGCGTAAAAATATACTCTGTCACATTCTCCCCCTGCTGCGAGAATGTCTTCCAAGACATAACTGGAATCATAGtgacaataaacaaaaatatataacaatgatcTTCCCCCTGTGTGAGGAAAAGACGTCCTCGTCTAATACTGGACAAAACTGAAATACAAAAATCATCTAATCATCTGGCTTAGTGATCAGCTTCAACATCGCTCTAGATACTTCATCAGCCATGTTGATAAACATTCCAGAGGATGCTGCAGTCCTAAGGTAGTCAGCACGAATCATCCATTCTGGTTGTGCACTCTTGGAGACTGGTGGTACAACAAAATCCTTGTACTTGGTTGTAGCTGTTGATGTCTTAGTTCTAGTAGATCGTCTTTGCTGTGGTTCTGGTGTACTAGTATCATCATTATCTTCCTCGTCATCATCAATGTTCTCATCTTCCGTGCTATCATCATCTGTTACATCATGTAAAGCATCTGTTGCCAAATCATGTACTTGATCATCTAGTGATGTTTCGTGCTCTGAACCTCCCGATTCCTCAGGCAAAGAAGCGTCCTCCTCTAATTCAGAATGTTCCTCGGTGCGGTCCTGATCGTCATCAGCGTTACCGGGAACAGTAGCCTCCTCCTCAACCGATGCTATTTCATCATCTGCTTGGATAACATCATCCGGTTGAATATCTTGTTGAACTTCTTGTTGAGGCTCTTCAACCACGACATACACCATTGATTCATCCTCACTCTCTGTGTTGGAGTCTGTTGAAACTTCTACTGGAGCAGGTTTCTTCTTAGGTGATGCTGGTTTTCGTTTACTTCTTCTTGGCAAAGGAACTGGTATCTGGTGAGTTGTGTTCTCTTCCACAAGTTCCTCGTTGATGCTTCCAATAGGTAGTAAATGGTTCCTGTGAAGCGTTCGTTTTCTTCCATGACCATTTTCTTTCCTAACTACATAGACAGGTAGTTCTGTATTAGGCTGATCGAGGATTACATATGGTTCTTCTTCCCATTTATCCTGTAACTTGTGGGTTCCATCGAAGGCAAGAATCTTCACAAGTACTCGATCGTCTTTATGTAAAATCGCTCCTTTAACTCTGATGTCATAAGCTTGCTTCTGTTTACCCTGTGATTTTACTGCAGCTGATGATGCAAGTTCATAAGATGTCTTTAACTTCTGTCTCAGATCTTCAACATACTTCGTCATACTTTTCTACTGTTGAAAGGCTTTCTCCTGTTCTTTATTCCACTGCCATGGTTGTTGCTTATGGTCTTTCTTCGGTTTCTTTCCTCTAATCTTTTTACCTGTTGTTGGCATCAAATCCGTCAAAGGACGGGCAATCTTTGAGAAGTCTTTGATGAACTTTCTGTAATAACCAACGAAGCCTAGGAATTGGCGCACTTCTTCAGGTGTTGTTGGTCTTGGCCAATTAGTGACTTTGCTGATCTTATCTGGGTCTGGCTCAACTCCTTTCTCTGATACGATGTGACCAATGTACTTCACCTTTCGTTGAAAGAAAGAACACTTCTTTGGAGATAACTTTAAGCCAACTTCTCGGAGACGCTGGAAAACTCTCTCGAGGCGATCTAGATGTTCGTCCAAGGTTTTCGAAAAGATGATTAGATCGTCTAAGTAGATGAAACAAATTCTTGCATGTAGATCACCAAGGCATTCTTCCATCAATCGTTGATATGTAGCTGGTGAATTTGCTAACCCAAATGGCAATCGGTTGAATTCGAAGAAACCAAGTGGTCCTACTGTGAAAGCTGTTCGTTTCTTATGTTCCTCCTCTAACTCCACTTGATGATAGCCTGACTTCATATCAAGCACTGTAAATATCTTATTGCCACCTAGCGAGTCAAGGATTTCTTCAATTCTCGGAAGTGCGTAGGCATCTTTGATGGATAGATTGTTCAGTTGGCGATAATCAACGCACATGCGGAGTTTCCCATCTTTCTTCCGTACTAAGACGACGTTGGACGACCATGGTGAATGTGAACGCCTAATGATACCTGCTGACAGTAGTTGCTGAAGATGATCTCTGACTTCATCTAGCATTGACGGTGGAATTCGTCGGTGTCGTTGCTTAAATGGAGTGTTATCTGTTAAATCTATCCGGTGTTTCACTAACGACGTATAACCAATGTCTGTATCGCTCTTGGAGAATATATCGTTATATCGGTTTATCAATTTCTTTCCTCGTTTAAGTTCATCTGGTTTCATATCGTCTGGTATGTGTATATCCTTGAGAATATCTATCTGATTGTTGTCATCTGGTTTTACTTGTTCTGTTGTTATGGTTACTGGTTGAAGTTCACATAAAAGAGATCTAGGTGCAACGGTTACGGTTCTTGTAGAAATGTTCGAAATGTGAACTGGAATATCATCTCGTTGATTCTGGTCGTATGTGATTATAGCTTGTACAATATCTAGGTCGTAAGGTATTACTGAGTTTGAAGTTGCATGAAGCATGGAAACGGTGGATGGATACGGTAACATCTTGTCCATATAGCCTTTGATAACTACTTCTGTGTTAGGTTGTATGATAATCGGCTTTGTTTCTGCTGATTTCACCAGTGCTAAACGGTTATGTTGTCTTTCAAGTTCTTTCTCTCTTAATGTCATACATCTGAAGGCTAAATAGTATGGTGTTATCAGAGTAGCATCTTGTAGAAAACGTGTACCATGTTCTTGTTTGATGTCTTTCATAACTTCAGATAAGATGTTTGTTCCGATAAGTAGTGGTACTTCTTGATGATATTCGCTATCGGGTATGATGAGAAATAAACCAGGTTGTATCTTGTTATCATTTGCTCCTTGAAGTTGCAAATCAGCTTCAATGTATCCCTTGTAAGGTAAACGTTGTCCATCGGCGCATTCTATTTTCAAAAGAAAACTGAGTGACTGTAATGGTGTAGAATAAAGATGTTGATTGTAAAAACTTTCGCTTATTGTTGATACAGTTGAACCTGTGTCGAGAAGT carries:
- the LOC139521055 gene encoding serine-aspartate repeat-containing protein E-like; the encoded protein is MTKYVEDLRQKLKTSYELASSAAVKSQGKQKQAYDIRVKGAILHKDDRVLVKILAFDGTHKLQDKWEEEPYVILDQPNTELPVYVVRKENGHGRKRTLHRNHLLPIGSINEELVEENTTHQIPVPLPRRSKRKPASPKKKPAPVEVSTDSNTESEDESMVYVVVEEPQQEVQQDIQPDDVIQADDEIASVEEEATVPGNADDDQDRTEEHSELEEDASLPEESGGSEHETSLDDQVHDLATDALHDVTDDDSTEDENIDDDEEDNDDTSTPEPQQRRSTRTKTSTATTKYKDFVVPPVSKSAQPEWMIRADYLRTAASSGMFINMADEVSRAMLKLITKPDD